In Marinobacter sp. LQ44, the following are encoded in one genomic region:
- a CDS encoding DUF4212 domain-containing protein, whose protein sequence is MSGHSYDAENYWKANLRLIFGSLIIWALVSYGFAILLRPMLAGIPVGGTDLGFWFAQQGSILTFIALIFFYAWRMNKIDEQFGVHEE, encoded by the coding sequence ATGTCAGGTCATAGCTACGACGCTGAAAACTACTGGAAGGCGAACCTGCGCCTGATATTTGGGAGCCTGATTATCTGGGCCCTGGTATCCTATGGCTTCGCCATTCTGCTACGTCCCATGCTGGCGGGAATTCCGGTCGGCGGCACCGATCTCGGTTTCTGGTTCGCTCAGCAAGGCTCCATTCTTACCTTCATTGCCCTGATCTTCTTCTATGCCTGGCGCATGAACAAGATCGACGAGCAATTCGGCGTACATGAGGAGTAA
- the smrA gene encoding DNA endonuclease SmrA: protein MTSKDERLAFLEEMKDVRRIRKPNRAEVSAPRELTPGHLERQKAAVEKPVRDLNPLTSDMVEPLTAHDVLSWMRPGIQHGVFRKLRLGQYPIEARLDLHRMTVEEARREVFAFINDCVRYGLRSVIILHGKGERNPDGIAQLKSYLAKWLPELDSVLAFHSAQKHHGGTGAVYVMVRKSDRDKQNNRELHGSR from the coding sequence ATGACCAGTAAAGATGAACGCCTGGCGTTTCTTGAAGAGATGAAGGATGTCCGGCGAATCCGCAAGCCCAACAGGGCTGAAGTGTCGGCCCCCAGGGAGCTGACGCCCGGACATCTGGAGCGGCAGAAAGCGGCGGTTGAAAAGCCGGTTCGAGACCTGAACCCGCTGACCTCGGACATGGTTGAGCCGCTAACCGCCCATGACGTGCTGAGCTGGATGCGCCCTGGCATTCAGCATGGTGTGTTCCGCAAGCTCCGGCTTGGCCAATACCCTATCGAGGCCAGGCTGGATTTACATCGGATGACCGTTGAAGAAGCCCGCCGGGAGGTTTTTGCGTTTATCAACGATTGCGTGCGCTACGGCTTGCGTTCAGTCATCATTCTGCATGGCAAGGGTGAGCGCAACCCCGATGGCATTGCCCAGTTGAAAAGCTACCTGGCGAAGTGGCTGCCGGAACTGGACAGTGTACTGGCCTTTCACTCGGCCCAGAAACACCATGGTGGAACCGGTGCGGTCTATGTCATGGTTCGCAAGAGCGACAGGGACAAACAGAATAACAGGGAATTGCATGGCAGCCGGTGA
- a CDS encoding xanthine dehydrogenase family protein molybdopterin-binding subunit, producing the protein MTMNRRDFLKVSTGASGSLILAVSIPGCASVQTGYQPETGEWKPDIWLELTRDEDIIFTLARVEMGQGTYTGLTTLVAEELDVEPGRIKVRFAPVAPEYRNPLFGLQLTGASTSLATNWEPLRVAGAQARQMLMMAAARVWEVDADQCTTEDGRVVHPNGLDSLRYGQLVELADREVIRGKVPLKPRSEWKYIGRKGGKLDARAKATGTAVYGMDVELPGMVYAVMTRSPRYGGKASSFNRDDVIGMPGVTDAFITERGVVLVAQRYWQGRKAQQKLRVEWDFSGALDTNTEAVFDSYRQAASKDPGVKERSEGNVEKAAERAKQVVEAEYEQPYLAHATMEPMNATAWYRDGGMDVWAPTQAPDLGRIAAARHTDLSPGKITIHTTFLGGGFGRRLTQDYIEEAAAVAYQLKVPVKLIWSREEDTRHGFLRPAMLHRMKGSLNDGELTGWHHQIVGPQVLDWYVRNAAPAQYPWAPKFLYDTLGRVGLMAEGIATPKDISAIEGAIEYPYQVQNVTVRHTHTDPGVPITWWRSVGYSHNGFAVETFMDELAHESGEDPLQFRLKMLDAEPRHREVLERAARLADWGQPAPEGRARGLALFKSFGTYVAQVVEAGIENGEIRVYKVICSVDCGQVVNPRIVEDQIEGGILFGLTAALYGEINFDNGEIRQSNFHDYRLMQMHQAPDVVVDIVDSEADPTGVGEPGVPPVIPALGNALFALTGKRQRRLPLMA; encoded by the coding sequence ATGACCATGAATCGTCGCGATTTTCTGAAAGTCAGCACAGGTGCATCAGGTAGCCTGATCTTGGCGGTGTCTATCCCGGGGTGTGCCTCTGTCCAGACCGGCTACCAGCCAGAGACTGGTGAGTGGAAGCCGGATATCTGGCTGGAACTGACCCGTGATGAGGACATCATCTTCACCCTGGCTCGGGTTGAAATGGGGCAGGGCACCTACACCGGTTTGACCACGCTGGTGGCTGAAGAGCTCGACGTGGAGCCCGGCAGGATTAAAGTCAGATTTGCGCCGGTGGCGCCGGAATACCGAAACCCCCTGTTCGGCTTGCAACTGACCGGTGCCAGCACCAGCCTGGCCACGAACTGGGAGCCACTGAGGGTAGCGGGTGCGCAAGCGCGGCAGATGTTGATGATGGCCGCCGCCCGCGTTTGGGAAGTAGACGCGGACCAGTGCACTACCGAGGATGGCCGGGTAGTGCATCCTAACGGACTGGATTCGTTACGTTACGGCCAACTGGTTGAATTGGCAGACCGGGAGGTTATTCGGGGCAAGGTGCCCCTCAAGCCCCGTTCTGAGTGGAAGTACATCGGCCGTAAGGGCGGCAAGCTGGATGCCCGTGCCAAGGCGACGGGTACTGCCGTCTACGGTATGGATGTTGAGCTTCCGGGCATGGTCTATGCGGTGATGACCCGCAGCCCCCGCTATGGCGGTAAGGCCAGCAGCTTCAACCGGGATGACGTTATCGGTATGCCAGGTGTGACCGATGCATTTATCACGGAACGCGGCGTTGTCCTGGTTGCCCAGCGCTATTGGCAGGGAAGAAAGGCCCAGCAGAAATTGCGGGTAGAGTGGGACTTCTCCGGTGCGTTGGACACCAATACAGAAGCTGTTTTTGACAGTTACCGGCAGGCTGCCAGTAAAGACCCCGGGGTCAAAGAGCGCAGTGAGGGAAATGTAGAAAAGGCAGCCGAGCGTGCAAAACAGGTGGTAGAGGCCGAGTACGAGCAGCCCTACCTGGCTCATGCCACCATGGAGCCGATGAATGCCACGGCCTGGTACCGCGATGGTGGAATGGATGTCTGGGCACCCACCCAGGCGCCAGACCTGGGTCGCATTGCGGCGGCCCGTCATACCGATCTGTCACCGGGCAAGATCACTATTCACACCACATTCCTTGGCGGCGGGTTCGGCCGTCGCCTCACCCAGGACTATATCGAAGAAGCTGCCGCTGTGGCCTATCAACTGAAGGTTCCGGTCAAGTTGATCTGGTCCCGGGAAGAAGATACCCGCCACGGTTTCCTGCGCCCCGCCATGCTGCACCGGATGAAAGGCAGCCTGAACGACGGTGAGTTGACCGGCTGGCACCATCAGATCGTCGGCCCGCAGGTTCTGGACTGGTACGTGCGCAATGCCGCACCCGCACAGTATCCCTGGGCGCCCAAGTTCCTCTACGACACCCTGGGGCGGGTAGGGCTGATGGCCGAGGGCATTGCCACACCGAAAGATATTTCGGCCATTGAAGGGGCCATTGAATACCCATACCAGGTGCAGAACGTCACCGTTCGTCATACCCACACCGATCCCGGTGTGCCCATTACCTGGTGGCGTTCGGTGGGTTATTCCCACAACGGGTTTGCAGTGGAAACCTTCATGGATGAGCTGGCCCATGAATCCGGTGAAGATCCGTTGCAGTTCCGCCTGAAAATGCTGGATGCCGAGCCGCGCCATCGCGAGGTGCTAGAGCGCGCAGCCCGGCTGGCGGATTGGGGCCAGCCAGCGCCGGAAGGTCGGGCCCGGGGGCTCGCCTTGTTCAAGAGCTTTGGTACCTATGTGGCCCAAGTGGTTGAAGCCGGAATCGAGAACGGTGAAATACGGGTGTACAAGGTGATCTGCAGCGTGGATTGCGGCCAGGTGGTTAATCCCAGGATTGTTGAAGACCAGATCGAGGGTGGCATCCTGTTTGGCCTGACCGCCGCGCTCTACGGCGAGATCAACTTCGACAACGGCGAGATCCGGCAGAGCAATTTCCACGACTACCGCCTGATGCAGATGCACCAGGCGCCCGACGTGGTGGTGGACATTGTTGACAGTGAAGCAGACCCGACCGGTGTCGGTGAGCCAGGCGTGCCCCCGGTGATTCCCGCCCTGGGTAATGCCCTGTTTGCCCTGACCGGAAAGCGCCAGCGCCGCCTGCCGTTGATGGCCTGA
- a CDS encoding methylthioribulose 1-phosphate dehydratase: protein MFDVTRYATAAQSIVDAGQFLYSRGWSPATSSNYSARIDTDHVAITVSGRHKGQLTTADVMVVDLDGRAVQSQCKSSAETLLHTVLYQVFPEVGAVLHTHSVKATVLSRLIAAGQALELEGYELQKAFSGVETHEGALSVPVFDNTQDIPALAEDTRAWFLAHPEQPGYLIRGHGLYTWGKTMADCLRHVEAFEFLFECELETMRVRP, encoded by the coding sequence GTGTTTGATGTAACCCGATACGCCACAGCGGCCCAGTCCATTGTGGATGCAGGTCAGTTCCTCTACAGCCGTGGCTGGTCGCCGGCCACCAGCAGTAATTATTCTGCGCGGATCGACACGGATCATGTGGCCATCACCGTGTCTGGCCGCCACAAGGGGCAGCTGACTACCGCAGATGTGATGGTGGTTGATCTTGACGGGCGGGCGGTTCAAAGCCAGTGTAAGTCCTCCGCAGAAACCCTTTTGCATACCGTGCTCTATCAGGTTTTCCCGGAGGTTGGTGCGGTTTTACACACTCATTCCGTAAAAGCCACAGTATTGAGTCGGCTGATTGCAGCGGGTCAGGCGCTGGAGCTGGAAGGCTACGAATTGCAGAAGGCGTTTTCCGGCGTTGAGACCCATGAGGGTGCGCTGAGCGTTCCGGTTTTCGACAACACTCAGGATATTCCGGCGTTGGCCGAGGACACCCGGGCCTGGTTTCTGGCCCATCCTGAGCAACCGGGTTACCTGATTCGCGGGCACGGTCTGTATACCTGGGGTAAGACTATGGCGGATTGCCTGCGCCATGTTGAAGCCTTTGAATTTCTCTTTGAATGTGAACTTGAAACCATGAGGGTCCGCCCATGA
- a CDS encoding 1,2-dihydroxy-3-keto-5-methylthiopentene dioxygenase — protein MTTLSIFHQGQPDEAHTVMTDPGAIGEALARHGVRFEQWPTRDLPSDASQEQILEAYSEEVEHLKQECGFQTADVVSLNPDNPQKEAFRQKFLDEHTHSEDEVRFFVRGQGLFYLHFGDQVYALLCQQNDLISVPDGTRHWFDMGPEPQFTCIRLFTNPEGWVASFTGEDIASRLPRYEGLAGVAG, from the coding sequence ATGACTACCCTGAGCATATTCCACCAAGGCCAGCCGGACGAGGCCCACACCGTGATGACCGACCCGGGGGCTATCGGTGAAGCGTTGGCCCGCCACGGTGTTCGTTTCGAGCAGTGGCCAACCCGGGACCTGCCGTCAGATGCCAGCCAGGAGCAGATTCTGGAGGCCTACAGTGAGGAGGTTGAGCACCTGAAGCAGGAATGCGGGTTCCAGACCGCCGATGTGGTCAGCCTGAACCCGGACAACCCGCAAAAGGAAGCCTTCCGCCAGAAGTTTCTGGACGAGCATACCCACAGCGAGGATGAAGTGCGGTTTTTCGTGCGGGGCCAGGGCCTGTTCTATCTGCACTTTGGCGACCAGGTGTATGCCTTGCTGTGCCAGCAGAACGATTTGATCAGTGTGCCAGATGGCACACGCCACTGGTTTGATATGGGGCCAGAGCCGCAATTTACCTGTATTCGGTTGTTCACCAACCCGGAAGGCTGGGTGGCGAGCTTTACCGGTGAGGATATCGCCAGTCGACTGCCCCGCTATGAAGGGCTCGCGGGAGTGGCGGGATGA
- a CDS encoding PolC-type DNA polymerase III — protein MLDYIKQWLAQRRGGVTGHHDPDNLPSPKTVSDQPLSRCRLIVLDLETTGLNASKDEVIAIGAVAIEGGVIHLNDQFDLILRRPELDIRETVLIHGIGPEALTQGHETEDALLYLLEWMNGDPILAYHSAFDQKFLEKTLKAQLGYTVPHVWMDVAELLPAIFPKAETKGRSLDHWADFFKLEVSERHHAAADALVTAELTLMALNRAQKNGVKNLKELAEKLHYQRRLQNMHRF, from the coding sequence ATGCTCGACTACATCAAGCAATGGCTGGCCCAGCGTAGAGGCGGCGTTACCGGTCACCACGACCCGGACAATCTGCCCAGCCCGAAAACGGTGAGTGACCAGCCGCTGTCCCGTTGCCGTCTGATTGTGCTGGACCTTGAGACCACCGGACTGAATGCTTCGAAAGATGAAGTCATCGCCATCGGCGCTGTGGCTATTGAAGGCGGAGTCATTCACCTGAATGATCAGTTTGATCTGATCCTGCGACGGCCGGAGCTCGATATCCGTGAAACCGTGCTGATCCACGGTATCGGGCCTGAGGCCCTGACCCAGGGCCACGAAACCGAAGATGCCCTGCTCTATCTCCTGGAGTGGATGAACGGCGACCCAATCCTTGCTTACCACTCCGCGTTCGACCAGAAATTCCTCGAAAAAACCCTGAAAGCCCAGCTTGGCTACACCGTCCCGCACGTCTGGATGGATGTTGCCGAACTGCTACCGGCGATATTCCCGAAAGCGGAAACCAAGGGGCGCAGCCTCGACCACTGGGCCGACTTTTTCAAACTCGAAGTCAGTGAACGACATCACGCTGCCGCCGATGCCCTGGTGACCGCAGAACTGACGCTCATGGCCCTCAACCGGGCGCAAAAAAATGGCGTCAAGAACCTGAAAGAACTGGCTGAAAAGCTGCATTATCAGCGCCGTTTACAGAACATGCACCGATTCTGA
- a CDS encoding (2Fe-2S)-binding protein, with translation MAFSLTINGQRHTVDVDSDTPLLWVIRDEVGLKGTKFGCGAGLCGACTVHVNGQPARSCSTPVASVDGATVTTIEGLSDDGQLHPLQQAWIDQGVPQCGYCQSGQIMTAAHLLNNNPAPSRQDIVTAMTGNLCRCGTYSRIVAAVEAVAGSVGHYQPAGEDA, from the coding sequence ATGGCATTCAGCCTGACGATCAATGGCCAAAGGCACACCGTTGATGTTGATTCCGATACACCTCTATTGTGGGTAATTCGAGATGAAGTCGGACTAAAGGGGACCAAGTTTGGTTGTGGCGCGGGCTTGTGCGGCGCCTGCACGGTTCATGTCAATGGTCAGCCTGCGCGCTCCTGTTCAACGCCGGTGGCGTCGGTAGACGGCGCGACAGTGACCACCATCGAAGGGCTGTCCGACGATGGCCAGTTGCACCCGTTGCAGCAGGCCTGGATTGATCAGGGCGTTCCCCAGTGTGGTTACTGCCAGTCGGGCCAGATTATGACCGCAGCGCACCTGCTGAACAACAATCCGGCGCCATCCCGTCAGGACATTGTGACCGCCATGACCGGAAACCTGTGCCGGTGCGGTACCTATTCCCGCATTGTCGCCGCCGTCGAGGCGGTTGCAGGTTCGGTTGGCCATTACCAGCCTGCCGGGGAGGACGCCTGA
- a CDS encoding DUF3080 domain-containing protein, with product MPGSSCLKWLIPGVCALFLAGCNPFSEAEPMMEEYLERLARVLDAPSVSVPSDLPPASTVPRRRERVLDMPELDLGMLDFLSLYGCELQYVVGERNSVMGRVMQPLNRLRYEVRFIRAAEDCMAEIDDERLEKTLQDAVESKRASLPVAIWNATWGTEEIERLLTLSKGFYPVAADGNPVSDLVRDLGQLNQAVSDLSDQQLDVPLDALGGVHQRWQSEFRAGQVINSARLLIATLNAGTETLKARLDERPLCLNGRPNNQSEIVRNFFFNVYVGEIQPYMSDVSRARDSLIGALAELADQQAAVMPDSFQGWYQRHLSADAEASLWWELDQAMMQHTRHWQELLEQCGLRPG from the coding sequence ATGCCCGGTAGTTCATGTCTGAAATGGCTTATTCCGGGTGTTTGTGCCTTGTTTCTGGCCGGCTGCAATCCGTTCTCCGAAGCCGAGCCGATGATGGAAGAGTACCTGGAGCGCCTTGCCCGGGTACTGGATGCGCCATCGGTATCGGTTCCCTCTGATCTTCCCCCTGCCTCCACCGTTCCCCGTCGCCGCGAACGTGTACTCGATATGCCTGAGCTGGATCTGGGCATGCTGGACTTTCTGTCGCTGTACGGGTGTGAACTTCAGTATGTGGTTGGCGAGCGAAATTCGGTGATGGGCCGGGTTATGCAGCCTCTTAATCGGCTGCGTTATGAAGTCCGGTTTATCCGAGCCGCGGAAGACTGCATGGCAGAGATCGACGACGAGCGCCTGGAGAAAACCCTTCAGGATGCGGTCGAGAGCAAGCGGGCATCGTTGCCGGTGGCCATATGGAATGCGACCTGGGGAACGGAAGAGATTGAGCGCTTGTTGACCCTGTCCAAAGGCTTTTATCCGGTGGCCGCCGACGGCAACCCGGTGTCTGATCTGGTGCGGGACCTGGGCCAGTTGAATCAGGCTGTATCGGATTTGTCGGACCAGCAGCTGGACGTGCCTCTTGATGCGCTTGGCGGTGTGCACCAACGCTGGCAATCGGAATTTCGTGCCGGGCAGGTGATCAACAGCGCCCGGCTGTTGATCGCAACCCTCAACGCAGGAACAGAGACCCTGAAAGCGCGCCTTGATGAGCGTCCATTATGTCTGAACGGCCGGCCGAATAATCAATCAGAAATCGTCCGAAATTTTTTCTTCAACGTGTACGTCGGTGAAATCCAGCCCTACATGAGCGATGTCAGCCGCGCCCGGGATTCGTTGATCGGGGCTCTGGCCGAGCTGGCGGACCAGCAGGCGGCGGTTATGCCTGATAGCTTTCAGGGCTGGTACCAGCGCCATTTATCAGCCGATGCGGAAGCCAGCCTCTGGTGGGAGCTGGACCAGGCCATGATGCAGCACACCCGGCACTGGCAGGAACTGTTGGAGCAGTGCGGTCTGCGCCCGGGTTGA
- a CDS encoding putative nucleotidyltransferase substrate binding domain-containing protein produces the protein MAAANQDTSRPQNTRAIMTFLREHAPFSSMDDTHLAHFAEHATLRFYADEDVVLSPDDGVVKRFYIVKQGRIRGERHNEKEDRAETTFEISQGECFPLAALIGERPTRTLHRASGDTFCLSIEQKAFITLFSESEPFRDFCLRGVSSLLDQVNQRIQSKAMASIGSSNSLDTPLERYALRNPIVCSPDLPVRKAVARMHENNVGSIIITDDNRHPKGIFTLRDLRTMIAEERGPLDTPIRQVMTADPCCLPATADAFEAAMLMAEHHFAHLCVIDEENHLIGVVSERDLFSLQRVDLVNLARTIGTATHLRTLVSLRTDVSRLVDSMLAHGADSGQVVKIITTLNDVTVRRVLELNLKKNDPGIPFTWLTFGSEGRQEQTLLTDQDNGILFETPEGMTEDQVREKLLPFARKVNDELAECGFTLCKGNIMASNPKLCLSDREWDDWFVRFIDASTPQNLVYSSIFLDMRSVFGPTEPLHRLLEKVLDRIRKNALFQKMLAGNALQRKPPLTMFRNFRYLKDEKKHSLDLKRQGLAPFVESVRVFALAHGVEAANTLERMDALSRKGVFDAKDANAWKEAYSLIQAIRMRAHQEMLDRGDELTNYIDPDDLNPLDRRILRESFRQAQRLQQKLEVTYQL, from the coding sequence ATGGCAGCAGCGAACCAGGACACATCGCGCCCCCAGAACACACGGGCCATCATGACATTTCTGCGGGAACATGCACCTTTCTCCAGCATGGATGACACCCACCTGGCCCATTTCGCTGAACATGCCACCCTGAGATTCTACGCCGATGAAGACGTGGTGCTGTCGCCGGATGACGGCGTGGTAAAGCGCTTTTACATCGTGAAACAGGGCCGCATCCGGGGCGAACGCCACAACGAAAAAGAAGATCGGGCAGAAACCACCTTCGAAATCAGCCAGGGCGAATGCTTTCCGCTCGCGGCACTGATTGGCGAGCGCCCTACCCGTACCCTACACCGGGCCTCCGGAGACACCTTCTGCCTGAGCATTGAACAAAAAGCCTTCATCACTCTGTTCTCCGAAAGCGAACCCTTCCGGGATTTCTGCCTGCGCGGCGTCAGCAGCCTGCTGGATCAGGTCAACCAGCGCATCCAGTCCAAGGCGATGGCCTCCATTGGGTCCAGCAATAGCCTGGATACCCCGCTTGAGCGTTACGCTCTGCGCAACCCCATCGTTTGCTCGCCCGACCTGCCAGTGCGCAAGGCAGTGGCCCGCATGCACGAGAACAATGTCGGCAGTATCATCATTACGGATGACAACCGCCACCCCAAGGGCATATTCACCTTGCGCGATTTACGCACCATGATTGCCGAGGAACGAGGCCCTCTGGACACCCCTATCCGGCAGGTCATGACGGCAGATCCCTGCTGTTTACCCGCAACGGCCGATGCTTTTGAAGCAGCCATGTTGATGGCCGAGCACCACTTTGCACACCTGTGTGTGATCGATGAGGAAAACCATCTGATCGGGGTGGTCTCCGAGCGGGACCTGTTCTCCCTCCAGCGCGTGGACCTGGTCAACCTGGCCCGGACTATCGGCACTGCCACCCACCTCCGTACCCTGGTCAGCCTGCGCACCGACGTTTCCCGCCTGGTGGATTCCATGCTGGCCCACGGCGCGGACTCCGGGCAGGTGGTCAAGATCATTACCACGCTCAACGATGTAACCGTCCGGCGGGTACTGGAATTGAACCTGAAGAAAAACGATCCGGGTATCCCTTTCACCTGGCTGACCTTTGGCAGCGAAGGCCGGCAGGAGCAAACCCTGCTGACCGACCAGGACAACGGCATTCTGTTCGAGACGCCCGAGGGCATGACCGAGGACCAGGTCCGGGAAAAATTGCTGCCGTTCGCGCGCAAGGTGAACGACGAATTGGCGGAGTGTGGCTTCACCCTGTGTAAAGGCAACATCATGGCAAGCAATCCGAAACTGTGTCTGAGTGATCGGGAATGGGATGACTGGTTCGTTCGATTCATCGATGCCTCCACACCCCAGAATCTGGTGTACTCGTCCATCTTCCTCGACATGCGCTCGGTATTCGGGCCAACGGAACCGTTGCACCGATTGCTGGAGAAAGTTCTGGACAGGATTCGCAAGAATGCCCTGTTCCAGAAGATGCTGGCGGGCAATGCGCTGCAACGTAAACCACCGCTCACCATGTTCAGAAATTTTCGATATCTGAAAGACGAGAAAAAGCATTCCCTCGACCTGAAACGGCAAGGCCTGGCGCCTTTTGTTGAATCGGTTCGGGTGTTCGCCCTGGCTCATGGGGTGGAAGCGGCCAATACGCTGGAGCGAATGGACGCCCTGTCCCGCAAGGGGGTGTTTGATGCCAAGGATGCAAACGCCTGGAAAGAGGCGTATAGCCTGATCCAGGCCATCCGTATGCGCGCCCACCAGGAGATGCTGGACAGGGGCGACGAACTGACCAACTACATTGATCCGGACGACCTGAACCCACTCGACCGCCGTATCTTGCGGGAGTCTTTCCGTCAGGCGCAAAGGCTGCAGCAGAAACTGGAAGTCACTTACCAACTCTAG
- the mtnC gene encoding acireductone synthase, which yields MIRVVLTDIEGTTSSISFVHDVLFPYASKHLPDFIRANHHTTPAVAEQLALVAEKSGVDSKDVEGLIEVLQTWISEDRKEGPLKALQGMVWEQGYHSGELKGDLYPDAADYLQRWHDRGLRLFVYSSGSVKAQKLIFGFSNEGDFTPFFSGYFDTGVGGKKEAQSYRNILAELGVEPATVLFLSDVEDELAAAEEAGLKTVWLVRDGELPDTGRPVARDFAEVDALLRKR from the coding sequence ATGATTCGGGTAGTTCTGACCGATATCGAGGGCACGACCAGCTCGATCTCGTTCGTGCACGATGTGCTGTTTCCCTACGCCAGCAAACACTTGCCGGACTTCATCCGTGCCAACCATCACACCACGCCGGCTGTGGCTGAACAGCTGGCCCTGGTTGCTGAAAAAAGTGGTGTCGACAGCAAAGATGTGGAAGGCCTGATTGAGGTCCTACAGACCTGGATATCCGAGGACCGCAAAGAGGGTCCGCTGAAGGCATTGCAGGGCATGGTGTGGGAGCAGGGCTATCACAGTGGTGAGTTGAAAGGTGATCTCTACCCGGATGCAGCGGATTATCTTCAGCGTTGGCATGATCGGGGGCTGAGGCTGTTCGTATATTCCTCTGGTTCCGTGAAGGCACAGAAACTGATTTTCGGATTCAGTAACGAAGGCGACTTTACGCCGTTTTTCTCCGGATACTTCGATACCGGTGTGGGCGGTAAAAAAGAGGCGCAGTCTTACCGCAATATTCTTGCCGAGCTGGGGGTAGAGCCGGCGACCGTTCTGTTCCTGTCGGACGTGGAAGACGAGCTTGCGGCGGCTGAGGAAGCTGGGCTTAAAACCGTCTGGCTGGTGCGTGATGGGGAGCTTCCTGACACTGGTCGGCCTGTTGCCCGTGATTTTGCGGAGGTAGACGCGCTACTGCGTAAACGTTAG